In one window of Bradyrhizobium sp. AZCC 1721 DNA:
- a CDS encoding carboxymuconolactone decarboxylase family protein, which translates to MSQSVPRIAPLEPPYAPDIAEQFDRIMRGAPPLVLFRVIAGNARAWEKFRAGSLLDRGPLSLREREIVIDRTCARTGCEYEWGVHVTTFAEAAHLTEAQVRATVLGAATDACWSPAEQALIAAIDALHERATLDDAEFAALSAHYDEAKIFETILLCGFYRTVSYLANGLALPLEENAVRFPKA; encoded by the coding sequence GTGTCACAATCCGTGCCGCGCATCGCGCCACTTGAGCCGCCTTATGCACCTGACATTGCCGAGCAGTTCGACCGCATCATGCGCGGCGCGCCGCCGCTGGTGCTGTTTCGCGTCATTGCGGGCAATGCGCGGGCCTGGGAGAAATTCCGCGCCGGCAGCCTGCTGGATCGCGGCCCGCTCAGTTTGCGGGAGCGCGAGATCGTCATCGACCGTACCTGCGCGCGAACAGGCTGCGAGTACGAATGGGGCGTGCATGTCACGACGTTCGCGGAGGCCGCGCATCTGACGGAAGCGCAGGTCCGCGCCACCGTGCTCGGCGCCGCCACCGACGCATGCTGGTCGCCAGCGGAGCAGGCCCTGATCGCCGCCATCGACGCGCTGCACGAGCGCGCCACGCTTGATGACGCCGAATTCGCGGCGCTATCGGCGCATTACGACGAGGCGAAAATATTCGAGACCATCCTGCTGTGCGGATTCTATCGCACCGTGTCGTATCTCGCGAACGGACTGGCACTGCCGCTGGAGGAGAACGCGGTGCGGTTTCCGAAGGCCTAA
- a CDS encoding KpsF/GutQ family sugar-phosphate isomerase yields the protein MANPNPLMVQSSGSEPADAAVQSALRTLDAEGSGIAAIAAALQSDLRAPFVAAVDLIRNAKGRLIVTGLGKSGHIGRKIAATFASTGTPAFFVHAAEASHGDLGMITPDDVILALSWSGEQPEMKNLITYAKRFRISVIAMTAERESSLAKAAGIALTLPKAREACPHNLAPTTSSLMMLALGDALAIALLEGRGFTSVDFSVLHPGGKLGALLKYTRDLMHTGDAVPLKPLGTSMSEALVEMTSKGFGCVGIVDARGHIVGIVTDGDLRRHMGPQLMSATVDEVMTRNPKTIDRDVLAGEALEILNSSKITTLIVTDASKPIGIVHLHDFLRAGVA from the coding sequence ATGGCCAACCCGAATCCGCTGATGGTACAATCATCCGGCTCTGAACCCGCTGATGCCGCCGTCCAATCGGCGCTGCGCACGCTCGATGCCGAGGGCAGCGGCATCGCCGCGATCGCGGCGGCGCTGCAGTCCGACCTTCGCGCACCCTTTGTCGCCGCCGTCGATCTGATCCGGAACGCCAAGGGACGGCTGATCGTCACCGGGCTCGGCAAGTCGGGCCATATCGGCCGCAAGATCGCCGCGACCTTCGCCTCCACCGGCACGCCCGCCTTCTTTGTCCATGCGGCCGAAGCGAGCCATGGCGACCTCGGCATGATCACGCCGGACGACGTCATCCTGGCGCTATCGTGGTCCGGCGAGCAGCCGGAGATGAAGAATCTGATCACCTATGCCAAGCGCTTCCGCATTTCCGTGATCGCCATGACGGCGGAGCGCGAATCTTCCCTCGCCAAGGCGGCCGGCATCGCGCTGACGCTGCCGAAGGCCCGTGAGGCCTGCCCGCACAATCTCGCGCCGACCACCTCCTCCCTGATGATGCTGGCGCTCGGCGACGCGCTGGCGATCGCATTGCTGGAAGGCCGCGGCTTTACCTCGGTCGATTTCAGCGTGCTGCATCCCGGCGGCAAGCTCGGCGCGCTCCTGAAATACACCCGCGACCTCATGCATACCGGCGACGCGGTGCCGCTGAAGCCGCTCGGCACCAGCATGTCCGAGGCGCTGGTCGAGATGACGTCCAAGGGCTTTGGCTGTGTCGGTATTGTCGACGCACGCGGACACATCGTCGGCATTGTCACCGACGGTGACCTGCGCCGCCATATGGGGCCGCAGCTCATGTCGGCCACCGTCGACGAGGTAATGACGAGGAATCCGAAGACGATCGACCGCGACGTGCTGGCCGGCGAGGCGCTGGAGATCCTCAACTCCTCGAAGATCACGACGCTGATCGTGACCGACGCCAGCAAGCCGATCGGCATCGTGCACCTGCACGATTTCCTGCGCGCGGGAGTGGCGTAA
- a CDS encoding IS4 family transposase, with translation MVAGKDVCLRRLSKGDRALEVRFNRFLRNPKVTTEQIIESWGESTVAAVEGRHVLAIQDTSEINFHPTARRRRGLGETAKGNVHGVLLHPLLAVDADDGTCLGLLSGQAWTRKGRRTVSHDRRDLSDKESQRWISTALAAKPLLAGAAMVTVIGDRESDIFALYASAAEEHFHVIVRSMHDRKLADDTSLYAAIERIAVTDRRAVWLPARVQRPERVANLELRFGVIELARPQTKFLRHLPKSLPLYVVDVREPNPEAGVEPLHWRLLTTHPVTSKEEAWRIVEWYKRRWLIEQFFRVLKTQGFKLEDSQIGSAERLLKLVAIAAKAAVITVQLLQARDGRGKQPASLAFNADEVAALTALNAQLEAKTIRLSNPHPSDSLAWAARIIGRLGGWDGYPSSKPPGPITFKHGLEYFHAVAAGWSLRNVCMP, from the coding sequence ATGGTCGCGGGCAAAGATGTGTGTTTGCGGCGACTTTCGAAGGGCGATCGGGCGCTCGAGGTGCGGTTCAACCGCTTCCTGCGCAATCCCAAGGTGACAACGGAGCAGATCATCGAAAGCTGGGGTGAAAGCACAGTCGCAGCGGTCGAAGGCCGCCACGTATTGGCGATCCAGGACACCAGCGAGATCAACTTCCATCCCACGGCGCGGCGCCGCCGCGGTCTCGGAGAGACCGCCAAGGGCAACGTCCACGGCGTGCTACTCCATCCCCTGCTGGCAGTGGATGCCGACGACGGCACCTGCCTTGGCCTGTTGAGCGGCCAGGCGTGGACGCGCAAGGGCCGCCGCACCGTCTCACACGACCGGCGCGACTTGTCGGACAAGGAATCGCAGCGCTGGATCAGCACCGCCCTTGCAGCCAAGCCGTTGCTGGCCGGCGCTGCCATGGTCACCGTGATTGGCGATCGCGAGAGCGACATCTTCGCGCTTTATGCGAGCGCGGCTGAGGAACACTTCCATGTGATCGTCCGCAGCATGCATGATCGCAAGCTCGCGGACGACACCAGTTTGTACGCAGCCATTGAGCGCATAGCTGTGACAGACCGGCGTGCCGTCTGGCTGCCCGCGCGAGTGCAACGGCCGGAGCGTGTCGCAAATCTCGAACTGCGCTTTGGTGTGATCGAACTGGCTCGACCGCAGACCAAGTTCCTGCGCCATCTGCCTAAGAGCTTGCCGCTATATGTGGTCGACGTCCGTGAACCCAATCCCGAAGCTGGCGTCGAGCCCCTTCATTGGCGGCTTCTCACCACCCACCCGGTAACCAGCAAAGAAGAGGCCTGGCGCATCGTCGAATGGTACAAGCGGCGCTGGCTGATCGAACAGTTCTTCCGCGTCCTCAAGACGCAAGGCTTCAAACTCGAAGACAGTCAGATCGGCTCAGCCGAGCGTCTCCTCAAGCTGGTCGCCATCGCCGCCAAGGCGGCGGTCATCACCGTCCAACTCTTGCAGGCGCGCGATGGCCGCGGCAAGCAACCCGCCAGCCTCGCCTTCAATGCCGATGAAGTTGCGGCGCTCACTGCCCTTAACGCACAGCTTGAGGCCAAAACCATACGCCTGAGCAACCCGCATCCATCCGATAGCCTTGCCTGGGCTGCCCGGATCATCGGTCGGCTCGGCGGCTGGGACGGCTACCCGTCATCCAAACCGCCCGGTCCAATTACCTTCAAACACGGCCTGGAATACTTCCACGCCGTCGCTGCCGGATGGAGCCTCAGAAATGTGTGCATGCCCTAG
- a CDS encoding SPFH domain-containing protein, protein MSGFDIFAIAFVLLVIATLFAGVKTVPQGYDWTIERFGKYTRTLSPGLNLIIPYFDRVGRKMNMMEQVINIPEQEVITKDNATVTVDGVAFFQVFDAAKASYEVANLEQAIIVLTMTNIRSVMGSMDLDQVLSHRDEINERLLRVVDAAVSPWGLKVNRIEIKDIVPPADLVEAMGRQMKAERVKRADILQAEGQRQSEILRAEGAKQGQILQAEGRREAAFRDAEARERLAEAEAKATQMVSESIAKGDVAALNYFIADKYIKAFGQFADSPNQKILMIPLEATSVLSSLAGIGEIAKATFGESAASAAAAARRTSSVPNTGPTPPPVTPQR, encoded by the coding sequence ATGAGTGGCTTCGACATTTTCGCGATTGCCTTTGTTCTACTTGTCATTGCCACATTGTTCGCGGGCGTCAAAACGGTGCCGCAGGGCTATGATTGGACCATCGAGCGGTTCGGCAAATACACCCGCACGCTGTCGCCGGGGTTGAACCTCATCATTCCCTATTTCGACCGCGTCGGCCGCAAGATGAACATGATGGAGCAGGTGATCAACATTCCCGAGCAGGAGGTGATCACCAAGGACAACGCCACCGTGACGGTGGATGGCGTCGCGTTCTTCCAGGTGTTCGACGCCGCGAAAGCGAGCTACGAGGTCGCCAATCTCGAGCAGGCCATCATCGTTTTGACCATGACCAACATCCGCTCGGTGATGGGTTCGATGGACCTCGACCAGGTGCTGTCGCATCGCGACGAGATCAACGAGCGGCTGCTGCGCGTGGTCGACGCAGCCGTCTCGCCATGGGGGCTCAAGGTCAACCGCATCGAGATCAAGGACATCGTGCCGCCGGCCGACCTGGTGGAAGCGATGGGCCGGCAGATGAAGGCCGAGCGCGTCAAGCGCGCCGACATTCTGCAGGCCGAGGGCCAGCGCCAGTCGGAGATTTTGCGCGCCGAAGGCGCCAAACAGGGGCAGATTTTGCAGGCCGAAGGCCGCCGCGAAGCCGCCTTCCGCGACGCCGAGGCGCGCGAGCGCCTGGCGGAGGCGGAAGCCAAGGCGACGCAGATGGTCTCCGAGTCCATCGCCAAGGGCGACGTCGCAGCGTTGAACTATTTTATCGCCGACAAGTACATCAAGGCGTTCGGACAGTTCGCGGATTCGCCGAACCAGAAGATCCTGATGATCCCGCTGGAAGCCACTAGCGTGCTGTCCTCGCTCGCCGGCATCGGGGAGATCGCCAAGGCGACGTTTGGCGAAAGTGCCGCTTCCGCTGCGGCCGCTGCACGGCGGACATCGTCGGTGCCGAACACCGGTCCCACCCCACCGCCGGTCACGCCGCAGCGGTGA
- the hemH gene encoding ferrochelatase, producing MTAVVPLGNATAPAALEQRIGVLLVNLGTPDTADAQGVRVYLKEFLSDPRVIEDQGLVWKAILNGIILRVRPARKARDYQKIWNAERGESPLKTITRSQAEKLAAAIADREHVVVDWAMRYGNPSIRSRIDALAAQGCDRLLVVPLYPQYSAATSATVCDEVFRALADMRAQPTLRVSPPYYDNPEYIEALAVSMSEHLAALPFQPELIVASFHGMPQKYVDKGDPYYAQCVATTESLRKRLGLDAAKLILTFQSRFGSDKWLQPYTDKTIEKLAKDGVKRIVVVTPGFSADCLETLEEIAQENAEIFRHNGGEQFSAIPCLNDSEPGMDVIRQLVLRELQGWI from the coding sequence ATGACCGCGGTCGTCCCCCTTGGCAATGCAACGGCACCGGCAGCCCTGGAGCAACGCATCGGCGTGCTGCTGGTCAATCTCGGCACGCCTGATACCGCCGATGCCCAGGGGGTGCGGGTCTATCTGAAGGAATTCCTCTCCGACCCCCGCGTGATCGAGGATCAGGGCCTCGTCTGGAAAGCGATCCTCAACGGCATCATTCTGCGGGTGCGTCCGGCCAGGAAGGCGCGCGACTACCAGAAGATCTGGAATGCCGAGAGAGGCGAATCCCCGCTCAAGACCATCACCCGGTCGCAGGCCGAAAAGCTCGCGGCGGCGATCGCCGATCGCGAGCACGTCGTGGTCGATTGGGCGATGCGCTATGGCAATCCATCGATCCGCTCGCGGATCGATGCCCTGGCTGCGCAAGGCTGCGATCGCCTGCTGGTGGTGCCGCTCTATCCGCAATATTCCGCGGCGACCTCGGCGACGGTCTGTGACGAGGTGTTTCGCGCGCTCGCCGACATGCGTGCGCAGCCGACGCTGCGGGTGAGCCCGCCTTATTACGACAATCCCGAGTACATCGAAGCGCTCGCCGTCTCGATGTCAGAACATCTGGCGGCCCTGCCGTTCCAGCCCGAACTGATCGTGGCGTCGTTTCACGGTATGCCGCAGAAATACGTCGACAAGGGCGATCCCTATTACGCGCAGTGCGTCGCAACCACGGAAAGCTTGCGCAAGCGGTTGGGCCTTGATGCCGCCAAGCTGATCCTGACATTTCAATCGCGCTTCGGCAGCGACAAGTGGCTGCAGCCCTACACCGACAAGACCATCGAAAAATTGGCGAAAGATGGCGTGAAACGCATTGTGGTGGTGACGCCCGGCTTCTCCGCCGATTGCCTGGAGACGCTGGAGGAGATCGCGCAGGAAAACGCCGAGATCTTCAGGCACAACGGCGGCGAGCAGTTTTCCGCAATTCCCTGTCTGAACGACAGCGAGCCCGGCATGGACGTCATCCGCCAACTCGTTTTGCGCGAGCTTCAAGGCTGGATTTAA
- a CDS encoding outer membrane beta-barrel protein yields MAGPASGRNGRARLFRAALPCLALIVLTGAAARAQTLTPDLFSSRRTSQMLPPDSPLRRTAAEVNDPLNSPKLQESDKPAPSRIGQIPKYGLPAASGAADIGYDSLNRKRKKPKYYPGQAKPKSPVGPGSPPPPIASNTRFRLSIAPSESAHKTPIPPAMAGTVVGQPPRKRLRIDDDPFGAVGDYAGSFLIKSAVEFSGGYDTNPGRLAPAQGKPFYVIAPEFLVISDWERHALVADLRGSFTGYTSNLTPNADGTPLSAPLDVDRPNFLGHVDGRLDVSRNTRLTAQGRLFVSTDNPGSPNVQAGLARYPILTTVGTTIGVDQSFNRLQVSAGATVDRTDYTNSKLTDGTSTTNDDRNFSQYGGVGRASYDLKPGIKPFVEVQGDSRVHDVRLDRSGFARDSSGGYVKGGTSFEFSRLLTGEIAVGYAARDYVDPRLDRLEGLLVSSSLVWTATPLTTAKFYSDTTITETTLPGTSGVLTHVYTVEVDHDFRRWLTAIGKFTWGSLDYQGNPRRDKIYAVSGEAIYKMNRNVWLRGTLRRDWLDSNLEGNSTASTVVMLGVRLQN; encoded by the coding sequence ATGGCGGGGCCAGCATCGGGCCGGAACGGCCGCGCGCGCCTCTTCCGCGCAGCCTTGCCGTGCCTTGCGCTGATCGTCCTGACCGGAGCCGCAGCGCGAGCGCAAACCCTCACGCCGGACCTGTTCAGCTCAAGGCGGACCAGTCAGATGCTGCCGCCGGATTCGCCGCTGCGCCGGACGGCGGCGGAGGTGAACGATCCCCTCAACAGCCCGAAGCTGCAAGAGAGCGACAAGCCCGCGCCGTCGCGGATCGGACAGATCCCGAAATACGGTCTGCCGGCCGCGAGCGGCGCCGCCGACATCGGCTACGATTCGCTCAACCGCAAGCGCAAGAAGCCGAAATATTATCCGGGGCAGGCGAAGCCGAAGTCGCCGGTCGGGCCCGGTAGTCCGCCGCCGCCGATTGCGTCGAACACGCGGTTTCGGCTGTCGATTGCCCCATCGGAATCCGCGCACAAAACCCCGATCCCACCAGCGATGGCGGGAACGGTGGTGGGACAGCCGCCGCGCAAGCGTCTCAGGATCGATGACGATCCGTTCGGCGCGGTCGGCGATTATGCCGGCAGCTTCCTGATCAAGTCGGCGGTCGAATTCTCCGGCGGCTACGATACCAATCCCGGCCGGCTCGCCCCGGCGCAAGGCAAGCCGTTCTATGTGATCGCGCCGGAATTTTTGGTGATCTCCGACTGGGAGCGCCATGCGCTGGTGGCCGATCTCCGCGGCTCCTTCACCGGCTATACCAGCAACCTCACGCCGAACGCCGACGGCACGCCGCTGTCGGCGCCGCTCGATGTCGACCGGCCCAACTTCCTCGGCCATGTCGACGGCCGGCTCGACGTCAGCCGGAACACGAGGCTGACCGCGCAGGGACGCTTGTTCGTCTCGACCGACAATCCCGGCAGCCCGAACGTGCAGGCCGGTCTCGCCAGATATCCGATCCTCACCACGGTTGGCACGACTATCGGCGTCGACCAGAGCTTCAACCGGCTGCAGGTTTCCGCTGGCGCCACCGTCGACCGCACCGACTATACCAATTCAAAGCTCACCGACGGCACTTCAACGACCAACGACGACCGCAATTTCAGCCAGTACGGCGGCGTCGGCCGCGCCAGCTATGACTTGAAGCCGGGCATAAAGCCGTTCGTGGAAGTGCAGGGCGACAGCCGCGTGCATGACGTCAGGCTCGACCGCAGCGGATTTGCGCGCGATTCCAGTGGCGGCTACGTCAAGGGCGGCACCAGCTTCGAATTCTCGCGGCTATTGACCGGCGAAATCGCCGTCGGCTATGCCGCGCGCGACTATGTCGATCCGAGGCTCGATCGCCTGGAAGGCCTGCTCGTCTCGTCCTCGCTGGTCTGGACCGCAACGCCGCTGACGACGGCAAAATTCTATTCCGACACCACGATCACGGAGACCACGCTGCCAGGCACGTCGGGCGTCCTGACGCATGTCTACACCGTCGAAGTCGACCACGACTTCCGCCGCTGGCTGACCGCGATCGGCAAGTTCACCTGGGGCTCGCTCGACTATCAGGGCAATCCCAGGCGCGACAAGATCTACGCGGTGTCGGGCGAAGCCATCTACAAGATGAACCGCAACGTCTGGCTCAGGGGTACCCTGCGGCGCGACTGGCTGGATTCGAACCTGGAGGGGAATAGCACGGCGTCGACGGTGGTGATGCTGGGGGTGCGGCTGCAGAACTAG
- a CDS encoding acyl-CoA thioesterase — MSREQFWFFHPFRVRYSEIDGQGVVFNAHYLTYFDTTITEYFRALGYDQYADAKKSGVDFHVVKSVIEYKAPVRFDWELDVGARVARIGNSSLTFELAIFLKGVGDALVTGESVWVNTDQKTHRPVPISKEIRDLIATRERHLG, encoded by the coding sequence ATGTCACGCGAGCAATTCTGGTTCTTCCACCCGTTCCGGGTGCGCTACTCCGAGATCGACGGCCAGGGCGTCGTCTTCAACGCGCATTACCTGACCTATTTTGACACCACCATCACCGAGTATTTTCGTGCGCTCGGCTATGACCAATATGCCGACGCCAAGAAATCCGGCGTCGATTTCCACGTCGTCAAATCCGTCATCGAATACAAGGCGCCGGTCCGGTTCGACTGGGAGCTCGACGTCGGCGCGCGGGTGGCGCGGATCGGCAATTCGAGCCTCACCTTCGAACTCGCGATCTTCCTGAAAGGTGTCGGTGATGCGCTCGTGACCGGCGAGAGCGTCTGGGTCAACACCGATCAGAAGACGCATCGCCCGGTCCCGATATCAAAGGAGATTCGGGATTTGATCGCGACGCGGGAGCGGCATCTGGGCTGA
- a CDS encoding NfeD family protein, giving the protein MTDIFSTLGTWNWLIFGFVLMALELLAPGVFMFWLGLAALLVGLVSFAISPSWQTQLLMFAVFAVAAVPAWRHFARSEGSRSLSNPFLNNRTKALIGREFTLEKPIVGGTGTVRIDDTVWRVAGPDAPAGSRVRVVQADGASLTVAAA; this is encoded by the coding sequence ATGACCGACATATTTTCGACGTTAGGCACCTGGAATTGGCTGATCTTCGGCTTCGTCCTGATGGCGCTGGAATTGCTCGCGCCGGGTGTCTTCATGTTCTGGCTCGGGCTCGCGGCGCTATTGGTCGGGCTCGTGTCGTTTGCGATCAGCCCGTCCTGGCAGACGCAGCTCCTGATGTTTGCGGTGTTCGCGGTTGCCGCGGTACCGGCATGGCGGCACTTTGCGCGCAGCGAGGGCAGCCGCAGCCTGAGCAACCCGTTTCTCAACAACCGGACCAAGGCGCTGATCGGCCGGGAATTCACGCTGGAAAAGCCGATCGTCGGCGGCACCGGCACCGTGCGGATCGACGACACGGTCTGGCGCGTCGCCGGCCCTGACGCGCCGGCTGGCAGCCGGGTCAGGGTGGTGCAGGCCGATGGCGCCAGCCTGACGGTGGCGGCGGCTTAG
- a CDS encoding MAPEG family protein, which yields MTIAEWCVFGTVLLYLLTIASVKWAAYGRFDNAKPRDPAFYQDPIRARALGAHQNGIEAFPFFAVAVLLAEFRLGPQRLIDELAILFVIVRIAYVFTYLGNRPTLRSILWSIGFAINIAIFFLPAIKEYLPV from the coding sequence ATGACGATCGCCGAATGGTGCGTTTTCGGAACGGTGCTGCTGTACTTGCTGACGATCGCATCGGTCAAATGGGCCGCCTACGGCCGCTTCGACAATGCCAAGCCGCGCGATCCCGCCTTCTACCAGGACCCGATCCGCGCCCGCGCCCTTGGCGCGCATCAAAACGGCATCGAGGCCTTTCCATTCTTTGCAGTCGCCGTGCTGCTGGCGGAGTTTCGGCTCGGGCCGCAGCGGCTGATCGACGAACTCGCGATTCTGTTCGTGATCGTGCGGATCGCCTATGTCTTCACCTATCTCGGCAACCGCCCGACGCTGCGCTCGATCCTCTGGAGCATCGGCTTCGCGATCAATATCGCGATCTTCTTTCTGCCGGCGATCAAGGAGTATTTGCCGGTGTGA